In Mauremys reevesii isolate NIE-2019 linkage group 14, ASM1616193v1, whole genome shotgun sequence, a single window of DNA contains:
- the LOC120381852 gene encoding hydroperoxide isomerase ALOXE3-like encodes MPNTPSTLRAPPPTSKGTATLRSVLDTLPAVNATCALLSLLAVVSYEPGDLRPLGYYPEEHFTEAEPKRLIAAFQARLAEISKEIQQRNKSLPIRYPYLDPAEVQNSVSI; translated from the exons ATGCCCAACACACCGTCGACCTTGAGAGCTCCCCCGCCCACCTCCAAGGGCACCGCCACCTTGCGCAGCGTCCTGGACACCCTGCCCGCGGTGAACGCCACCTgcgccctcctctccctcctcgcCGTCGTGAGCTACGAGCCAGGGGACCTG AGACCCCTGGGCTACTACCCTGAGGAGCACTTCACTGAGGCAGAGCCCAAGCGGCTTATTGCAGCCTTCCAGGCACGTCTGGCGGAGATCTCCAAGGAAATCCAGCAGAGGAACAAGTCGCTGCCCATTCGTTACCCTTACCTGGACCCCGCGGAGGTTCAGAACAGCGTGTCCATATAA